The nucleotide sequence TTCTTCAAGACAGACAAAAAAGCGCCCCGCTCCCAACCGATTTACTTCCTTCAGTTTGTAATATGACGAACTGATTGTACATCACTGAAGAAGTGCGGTGCCGAAACCGGGTAACCGTAGATTTGAGCGGCGACAGTATTCACGCGCCACCAGGCGCAACTTAAGCGCGTCGATGTATTAAGCGTATGCTAACGAGCAAAGCTGTCAGCGACAACCATTCCGGCAGGAGAAACCGGTTTGACGATCTGGAAAAAGGGCTTACCTGACCCGATTTTTTGATAAATTCACAAAACCCTCCCCGATCTTTCAAACGGAGCAAACCCTCTCTCGATTTTCTCAGAATTACCCAATTGTTTACACAAATCACCTTTAAAGCGTGGGGCCGTTCACGCATAATAGAAATTGTTCTCTCAGCCAAAACATCACAGATTCTGTCAGGAGTGAGGCTCTCAAGTCATGTCAGAAAAACCGTTTACAGACCAGGAACTGCTGGCTTATCTGGATGAAAATCTGTCGGTAGATCTGATGTCACAGGTCGAAGCCACACTCCGCAGCTCAGATTCATTGCGGGTTCGCCTCGCGTCGCTGTCACGTCAGAGGAATGATGGCGTGCATTCGGTGGGAGAGATCTGGAGGCGAAATCGGTTGAGCTGCCCTTCGCGCAGTCAGCTGGGAGGCTATCTCCTCGAAACACTGCCTCCCGCGTATCACGAATTTATTGAATTCCATTTAACGGAGACCGGCTGCCGCTACTGCCAGGCAAATCTGGAAGATCTGAAAGCGGGACTCTCCGCAGCCTCACAGGATTCCAATCGACGTCGCCAGAAATACTTCCAGTCTTCCGCCGGTTATCTCTCCGCCGACAAAGACGACCACTAACCAGCGCCGTCAGTCAAGCGCTTGCGACTCAAAGTCCGTTTCATTGACCCAGCCTGCTTTGATTTTCTCGCCCTGCATAAAGCGTTCATAAAAATGACGTGTTCGAGGATCGGAGTATTCATACTTCTCGAAGATCGAACCATTCCCCAGCACCCGCGGATCTTTTTGTGCCGTCAATTCGTCCTGCAACTGTTTTTTCAGTGAATTCTTCACCCCCTGATGGGCGGGCAGTGCTGCCAGGTTCCGCATACACTCCGGATCTTCACTGATGGCATACAGTTCCTCAGCCGGACGTCTGCCAAATGCCCATTCCCAGAAGTCTGCCTGTTTCCCGTCGCGACGCAGTTGCAGTATGACCGATTTGGTCGGGCTGCCATCGCAGTTGAGATAACCGGTTTCGGGATTCCCGGCGGGCCAGCGTCCGGGTTCGTCATTTTTGAGATAAAGCATCCCCTGCTTGACGATGCCCCGAATCGGATAACCCTGATCATGGGGTCTGCCGATGTCATGGCGTTCTTTACCGATTAAAACATGGTCGCGTTCTGGATTGACCATGCCCGATTTTTCTGACTGGAAAATATCCGAAAGACTGCGTCCGGTGATCGGCTGCATGCCCGCAGCTTCTGTGGTCAGGCCGGCGGCTTCCAGAAATGTCGGCGCGAAATCAATGAAACTGACATAATCTTCGATCACCCGGTTACCGGTAGGAATGCCCTGCTTCCACATGATGGCCAGCGGCAGATGATTGGAACGTTCATACTCCTGTCCCTTCACGCGGGGGAACGGCATCCCGTTATCGGCGGTCACGACCACCAGCGTATTATCCAGTTCGCCCCGCTGCTCCAGCAGATTCAGCATGCGCACCAGATGCTGGTCGAAGTATTCAATCTCGTAGGCATAATCGAGCATGTCCGTGCGAATGGTTTCGTTATCAGGCCAGTAAGCGGGAACGCGATCAATATCGGTAATTTTCTTACCGGCTTTCTTAATACCCGCCCCGTATTCATAACCCCGATGCGGTTCAAATCCGCCATACCAGAAACACCACGGTTTTTCTACGGCGCTCTGCTTAAGAAACAGTTCGAAGTTGGCAGCGTAATCGATGGGTGAAATTCCGCTGGCGGGGGGCCTGGTCTTTTTCTGATTGAACGCGGGTCCTGCCAGGTCGCGGCGTTTGCCGTTCGCATCGACGGCAACTCCAGGAGCCCAGCCTTTCGCTGTCTTCCCCACGGCATAACCATTGTCTGCCAGAGATTCGACATAGGTTTTAAACTCCGGTGGAAAAAACGCCATGTGATTGCCGGCTTCTTTCAGCTGCCAGGAATTGCGACCGGTCAGAATACAGGCCCGTGAAGGCGCACACTTGGCATTCGGCGTATACGCGTTGTTGAAGAGCAGGCCTTCCCGCGCGACTCGATCAAAGCCGGGCGTTTTGACCCAGGAACAACCGTACGCGCCCATGTGCGGGAATGAGGCATCGTCGGCGATACAGAACAGTATGTTCGGACGTTTCTTTGCTGACGCTTCTGAATCCGCTCTGACAACGTCCGTGCAGAGCATTCCGAACAGGAATAGCCATAATACAGCGATCAAGCGGTTTTTCATTTCAGCTGTTCTCCGGTTGTGCCATCCAGTGTGGAAGCAGTGACGTCAGTAAGATTGAACTTTTATCTTACGCGACCGGAGAAGCTGCCTCAAGAAAGAAAGGCTTGCGGAATTCAGTTACAACTGAAGTCAGTTGAAAGTGCTTGTGTCGCGGGGCTCTGCTGCCGTTCGCGGAGCCTGTTCTTAAAAAAGCTCAACAGCAGATCACTGCGAAGGTCGACATCCTGTTCATGCAGGAGCATCTGCCCCAGGGCAGGTTCCAGCCTGATCGTCCCCGCAAGGGTATCACAAAGAGTCCCCAGACTGACTTCGCGATGCAACTGGTGATAATACATCGGATTGGAAGCGTGATCCATATAGAGGCGGGAATAGAGTTCCAGCAGTTCCAACTGACGATGTTCGCGGTGAATGACAGGCTGGTCAGCATAATAATCTGTTTTCAGATCCAGCAATGTTTTCTGATAAGGCAGCTCTGAATTCTGCAAGACAACCATCTGTGCGCGGCATAATCCCTGCAGCAGAATCGAACGGGCTCCTGACTGCAATTGGTACGGCGCCAGAATGGAAGCGACGCACACGGTTCGAATTCCGGATTCCGTTGAAAGTTCGGTTCCCGCAGCAGGGCACGTCTGCTTAAGATCGACGGCAATGAATCCATGGGCATTCAGAGCATCGTCGATCAACTGGCAGTCAGCGGGGGCGGTAAAGCGGAGTGGAATGACAGCATGCGGCAGGAGAACGTAATCTTCCAGATTCAATACAGGAACCATTCCGGAGATGGTCTTTAACTGCTGCTCGATCACTGCGTTGTCTGCTACCATTATTTATATTCCAACCCCGTACATTGAAAAACCATTCTGAGTCCCCCATACTAAGTTCATTTATCAAACTCAGCTGGCTGATGAAAACATGTCAGTGAGAGTAGCACTTCATTTTGGGAATTGTCACGCAGAATATGGCTAAAAATAATTCGCAGATTGCAGCAGGTTCCGGTTATAGCGACTCACTTGATGACAAAAAGAAACATGCCCGCAAAATCGCGAGGGGACTGGCTCGACTGTTCCCGGAACCGGAGTGCGCGCTGATTCATGATTCGCCGTTTCAGCTGCTCGTCGCGACCATTCTCTCCGCACAATGCACTGACGAACGCGTGAATGCAACTACGCCGACTCTGTTCAAGAAATATCCGACGGCGGAAAAACTGTCGACCAGTAAACAGGCCGATGTTGAAAAGATTGTGTACCCGCTTGGCTTTTTCCGCGCCAAAGCGACCAACATTCGCAAGATGGCTTTGGCTGTCACGGAACAATATGCAGGCGAGATTCCCCGCACGCTCAAAGAACTGGTGGCATTACCGGGTGTCGGCCGTAAAACAGCCAATGTGGTTCTCGGAACTGCATTCGGAATTCCCAGTGGCGTGGTCGTTGATACGCACGTCAAACGCATCTGCAATATCTTCGGGCTGACCACCAGTAAAAACCCGGAGATCATTGAACGCGACCTGATGGAAGTCCTGCCGAAAAAAGAATGGATCGCCTTTTCCCATCGGGTCATTCTACACGGCCGTGCCACCTGCGTGGCCCGCAAACCGCGCTGTACGGAATGCAGCCTGCTCAAAATCTGCCCGCGGATCGGCTTGAAGCCGCTCACGGAGTGAACGCTTTTCACCGGTGGATTCCTGGTACTTGGCTCTGTTTCCGAAAACACCCGTCCAAACCGTTGAAAGCCGGTTCGCGTCGGTTTATGGTTCCAGTATGCAGCGTCTACATCCAACCTTCACCATAATGAGAAGCCAATGATCCTGACCGGGAAAGAAATCAAAGCACGCCTGGGAACAGATATTGTCATTGAACCTTATCACGAAAAATATCTGAACCCGAACAGCTATAACCTCTGCCTGCATAACGAGTTGATGGTCTACGAGGAAATCGTGCTGGACATGGCCCGCCCGAATCGCCTGGGGAAATATGTGATTCCGGAAGAAGGGATGGTGCTCTATCCCGGGCAACTCTACCTGGGACGGACCGTGGAACGAACCGAAACCCATAACCTGGTGCCACTCCTCGAAGGACGCTCGTCGATCGGACGTCTGGGAATTTCCGTACACGCTACTGCCGGCGTGGGTGATATCGGGTTCTGTGGTTACTGGACCCTGGAAATCACGGTGGCCCAGCCGGTTCGTATTTACGCCGGCGTCGCCATCTGTCAGATTATTTATAACACGCCCATCGGTGAAATCGTCGAATATAACAGCGACAAGTACCAGAACAATAAAGGCATTCAACCCAGCCTGCTGTTCAAAGAACTTGACCCGGCCGAGTCTCGCCAGATGCGACTTTCGTTTGGCGAAGAAGCATCACAGTAAAGCCTCACCGTGATCTGTTTCCACTGAGATTCAGCTGTGATCAATATAAAAAAGGCGTTACAGAATTCACTGTAACGCCTTTTTTTATTTTCGATCTGTGCCGTTTACACGGTCCAGGTATCACCGGTGTTGAACAGAGCTTCCAGATCCCCATCACCGTTACGTTCGGTGGCGGATTCCACCTGGTTGTAGACGGCGTCGTTGTAGGTAGGATGTTCGACACAGCGGAAGACCCCCATGGGTTCGGGCATTTCCGGATACCGCATGCTGGCCAGCAGAAACGCCAGGTTCATGTCTTCTGACTTTTCATCGTGGAACAGCAGATCGTCTTCCGTGACCCCTTTGCCCAGTTCGACCACTTCCGGCTGGTCGTGACTGTTGAGACGAACGCCTTTATCGCGATTTTTTCCAAAGATCAAGGGCTTACCATGCTCAAGGTAAATCACGTTTTCTGCTTTCTGGTCCTTCTTGGAAGCAAATTCAAACGCACCCGAGTTAAAGACATTACAGTCCTGATAGACTTCCACAAAGGCAGATCCTTTGTGTTGTGCTGCCCGTTCGAGAACGTAACAGAGGTGTTTGATATCCACATCAACCGATCGGGCCGCGAATGTCGCCCGGGCACCGATGGCCACCGACAGCGGGTTCAAAGGCCGATCCACCGAACCAAAAGGTGTACTTTTCGTTTTGGTCCCGGTAGGACTGGTGGGTGAGTACTGACCTTTGGTTAAACCATAAATCTGGTTGTTGAACATGATCACTTTCAGATCCACGTTACGCCGCAGTACGTGCATGAAGTGATTCCCGCCGATCGACAGCGAATCGCCATCACCGGTGATCACCCAGACCTGCAGATCCGGATTCGCCAGTTTGACGCCGGTGGCAATCGCAGGAGCCCGACCGTGAATACTGTGCATCCCGTAGGTATCCATGTAGTACGGGAAACGGCTGGAGCAGCCAATTCCGGAAACGAACACGAACTTCTCTTTGGGGATACCCAGAGTCGGCAGGACTTTTTTCATCTGGGCGAGAATAGAGTAATCGCCACAGCGTGGGCACCAGCGGATTTCCTGATCGCTGGCAAAATCTTTTGGCGAGAGGACAGGCAGTGTGACATCAACGCTCATTTTTAACTATCCTTAAACGCAATAACTCGTTTTTAAACTGGTTTATAAAGGTATCAGATCAGATGACATCCGTTGAGATCAGCTCTCTTTGATCATCTCTCTGATTTTGTCTTTCACTTCACTGATCAGGAACGGTTTCCCCTGGACTTTATTCAGGCCGACAGCATCAGCCAGGTAGGTACCACGAATGATCATCCGTAATTGTCCGGTATTCAGCTCGGGAATCAGGACCTTCTTATATTTCTTGATCAGATCGCCCAGATTTTTCGGGAACGGATTCAGGTAGCGAATATGGGCGTGCGCCACCGACAGACCTTCCTGAACCGACTGTTTGACCGCAGTGCGAACCGCCCCGTAAGTTCCCCCCCAGCTGATCACCAGCAGGTCTCCCGACTCAGGACCTTCGACGGTCTGTTCGGGAATAAAGTCTGCAATCCCGGCAATTTTTTCTGCCCGGAGTGTGGTCATAAACTGATGGTTTTCGGGAGAGTAATTCACATTACCTGTCACGTCTGATTTTTCCAGACCACCCACGCGGTGTTCGCAACCCGGTGTACCAGGAATGACCCAGGGACGGGTTTTCTTTTCATTCCGCAGGTAGGGCATGAATTCCCCATTCGTCTGTGTATTTTCCTGGACGATCGGAATTGGTTTGAGTGACGAGACATCCGGAATCTTCCAGGGCTCGGCACCGTTGGCAATATAACCGTCACTGAGCAAGAGCACGGGAGTCATGAATTCCACCGCGATTCGCAGTGCTTCCTGAGCCATCTCGAAGCAGTCTGCCGGTGTCGCAGGAGCGATGAGAGGCATCGGGCAGTCACCGTTGCGGCCGAACATGCACATATACAGGTCCGACTGTTCTGTCTTGGTGGGCAGCCCCGTGCTGGGTCCGCCGCGCTGGACATCAACTACGACCAGCGGCAATTCCATAATCGCTGCCAGTCCCATACCTTCACCTTTGAGAGCGATTCCGGGACCACTGCTGGCAGTAATCGCCAGATCGCCGGCAAAAGAGGCACCAACGACGCTGGTAATCGCAGCGATTTCATCTTCTGCCTGGAAAGTGACCACGTTGAAATTTTTCAGTTTGGAAAGCTCGTGCAGAATATCGCTGGCGGGAGTGATCGGGTAACCGCCGTAGAACAACTGCTTGCCGGCCAGTTTGGCTGCCGTCACAAAACCGAATGCCAGTGCTTCGTTACCGGTCACCTTGCGGTAATTACCGGCAGGCAGATCCGCGGGATCAACGCGGTAATGCACGGTAATCGCTTCGGTAGTAATGCCGTAATTATAGCCGGCGTGTAAGGCTTTGAGGTTCGCTTCGACCAGTTCCGGTTTTTTTGCGAACTTGCTTTTGACCCACTCTTCAGTCGGGGTCGCATCGCGCTGATAGAGCCAGTACACCAGCCCCATCGCGAAAAAGTTTTTGCAGCGTTCTGCTTCTCGTGGCGAAAGTCCCAGTTCGGCGACGGCGTCGCGCGTCAAACTGGTCATCGGCACTTTCTGCAGCTGGTAGGCGGCCAGAGATTCTTCATCGTCCAGCGGGTTACTGTCGTAACCGGCTTTGGACAGGTTCGATTTCTCGAATGCGTCTTCGTTGACGATCAGTGTTCCGCCCCGCTTGAGATCGGCTACGTTGGTTTTCAACGCCGCCGGGTTCATGGCGATTAACGTATCGACTTCATCACCGGGAGTGTAAATGTCTGAGCTGGAGAAGCAGATCTGGAATCCACTGACTCCGCCCAGCGTACCGGCAGGTGCGCGGATTTCTGCGGGAAAGTCAGGCAGTGTACTGACATCGTTACCAAAGACAGCGGACACATTCGTGAACTGCGTGCCGGCCAGCTGCATTCCATCGCCACTATCTCCACAAAAACGAATTACAACAGCATCCAGTTGTTCGCTGATCTTGCCATTAGCACCAGACACATCAGTGGTCGACATTCTTTTGTTTACTCCCCGGTAGTCGCCTGAGTTCAGGCGGTACAGTCTCAGTTGAATGAAAAAATATTTTTAATGGTCTGTCTCCCCGGTGATCGCGACTGCCGCTCGATTAAAAGACGGGTTCGCTGGTCTGGTCCTGTTTTTCGATTACGAAAAACCAGACACTTCATCACTGAAAAGTTGAAACCGTGGAAAACGCGATGTGCTCTCTCAGACATGGTTCGGGACTGAATTGCTTCAGACCCCGCAAAAGGAGGGAAAGACGCAGGAGTAGGCCACACTTGGTTTTCACAATTTACATGCATCATTTCGTCTGTCGGGCGATTCCTTTCAATCCCTTGCGAGCATTGAAGTTCCAGCTCCAGACATCCGCGCTTTCCATCACGGCCTGCTTACCATCACTCCTTTGAACGGCAAACTCAACGTAACAGATTTATTCCTTATAATCGGCATTTTTGCACTATATTCAACACTTGGAAAGGCCTTAAACATCACATTCTTTGCTGATTCTTCAGATTTTCTCTCATGAGATGGATCAGACCTGTACTCATATCAAATTATAGGCAGCCTGTTCTGTCATCCAACTGAAATTAAACCCCGATATCCTATTTTAATTCTCCGGCTGATTCCAGATGAAGGTCCGCGAAAGTATTTGCCCTAAGTACAATGAAAACAGGGAGTAGAAACATACGGTTCCCACTCCCTGTAGAGACACGGTTCACAACAACCTGTTCAACTCATTTTCGTCATTGTGTAAAAATAATTCATAATATCGTGAGGCAGCTCCTGAACATCAATATTATTGAAGCCCGCTTCTTCCAGCATTGAACAGGCCAGTTCTTTACCCCAGCAGGTTCCCAGCCCTGCGCCCCCCTGGGCCAGAGAGACGGTCATGCAGTGCATGGTCGAAATGGTATAGAACATCGGCCCCAGTGGATTGGTGATGTTCTGCTCCACATTGCTGGAAGCGGCGATATCCTGCATCAGGAAGGTGCCGCCCGGCTTCAGTGCCGCATTCACTTCGCGAAGAACCTGGTCCGGTTTGGCCTGATCGTGAATCACATCGAAGGCGGTAATCAGATCAAACGCATCGGTCATATTCATCTCGGAAACATCCTGCACCTGGAAAGTCACGTTGGTCACGCCTCGTTTCACCGCGGACGCCTGGGCCCTGCCGATCGATTCTTCCGAGATATCAAAGCCGGTAAAGCGACTTTGGGGAAACGCGGCTGCCATTTCGATCAATGCCAGTCCGCTGCCACAGCCAATATCCAGGACTTCAATGCCGGCTTTCAGTTTGTCTTCGAGTCCGGGAACCAGTGGCAGAATATGCTCGAACAGACCACACACAACCGAATTATAACTCTCTTCCGCCATCACTTCGTGGAAACGGGCGAACTCCGAATAAGGGACCCCGCCCCCTTCACTGAAACAGTCGACGATCCGATCTTCCACCGAGCCGAGCACGGAAAACCACTGCATTGTCGTCGCAAAATTATTGGAACCGGCGGCTCGCGTCAGCAACGCGGCATGCTCGGCGGGGAGAAAACAGGTCTTTAATACCGGGTCATATTCGACAATCCCACCGGTGACCATCGCCCCCAGCCACTCGCGGACATAGCGTTCATTCAGACCGGACTGCTCTGCGATGGCCTCGCTGGTGGCGTGCTCCATCTCACTCATGATGTCAAACAGCCGGGCCCGATGACCGATGGAGAGCATGAATGACAGCGCACTATGATTGACGATCTGCAGCAGTTTCTGGCCGAACTCGTCTGTCCGCTCCGCGTCAATATTCAGATTACAGTTGTTACACATTGTGAATCCCTTTCTTTCAGATTCCGTTAATTGTATTTGTTCTGATTTCCAGTCCGCGGGAAGCCCGACAACCCCGCGGCTAAATTACTGAGCGAAGAAGTCGCCCGCATGTTACCTGTTTTTTTGAAAAAAAAGAAATGATCCGCCGAACCATCTCAAGATTCATCAGACCCGTACTGAGAAATTCGACGTAAACAGCCAGGAATTAGAGGGTTGGAACTGTTCCAACGACTCGTCAAGTGCTGGAATCGAGTCACAGTCTGTTCGACTGATGCCCGGTGGGAGGTAGCCTCTCCAGGTTCATTCCGATCGAGCATATCAGATCGAGAGGCGCTATGGTGAAACGGGACGCGTTCTAAAAGCATTGCTCTCAAACAATCTGCATGAGCAGTCCTGAACGCGAAGTAAGACCTGGCAATCGAATCAGCGTCAGCAGGATGACCTTGATTTCCTAAGAAAAGGGCATTGTATTTACGCTACCGGGTCAGAGTTGCCTCTAAGAAGCCCACCTTGAGAAGTATAGTGAGCAATCAGCTCAATCAGATTTAGTCGGTCAATTGGCTTGATTGCATAATCATCACATCCACTCTCGATACATTTCTCGCGATCTGTTGCCATCGCATGTGCGGTTAACGCAATGATGGGACGAGCATATCCCTCGTTTCGTAATTGTCTCGTTGCGGCATACCCATCCAGTACCGGCATTTGCATATCCATGAGAATCACATCAAAGGGAGACTGTTCCGATTCTGCTTTCGCCACCAGATCTAACGCGATTTGCCCGTTTTCAGCCAGTGTGACTTCTGCTCCGGCGCTCTTCAACATGAAACGAATCAGACGCTGGTTATCCGGCCCATCTTCGACAAGTAACAGACGGCTGTTTTCGAGTGAAATTTTCGGAACATCACTCGATGTGGCCTCCCTCTTGTCAGCAATGGATATTCCATTGCCATCAATCAGTCGCGTAGGATCTACTTCCCCCACCGGAATAATGACCGAAAAAGTGCTCCCCTTTCCTACCGTGCTGGAGACCTGAATGGTCCCTCCGAGGAGTTCCACCAGGCGTTTGCAGATGGCAAGGCCAAGACCAGTGCCCCCATACTGCCGCGTAGTTGAGCTATCTGCCTGTGTGAACGGCAAAAAGAGATTTTCAATCTGTTCTGCTGCGATGCCAATGCCTGTGTCGAAGACATCGAAGTGAAGTTTTTGTTGATCGCTCTGCTGATTACTGACGAGGCGAATCACGAGTTGAACTGATCCGTGTTCTGTGAATTTGATGGCATTTCCGATCAGATTGATCAGGATCTGGCGCAGCCGCGCCGGGTCAGTGTGAATTAATTCAGGAACAGGACCCTCAAAGTTGACTTCCAGGGGAATGCCCTTTGCCACGGCTCGCACCTGCAATAAAGAAATCACATCGTTCACAATTTCGTGAGGAGAGCAGTCAAGCCATTCAACGTCTAATTTACCGTCTTCGATCTTCGATAAATCTAAAATATCGTTGATGAGACCCAGCAGGTATTCTCCATTCTGGTGAATCGTCCGTACGACTTCGATCTCTTCCGTCTGGTTCAGATCATTGATCAGGATATCTGTGAATCCCAGAATGGCCGTCATGGGGGTTCGAATTTCATGGCTCATATTGGCAAG is from Gimesia maris and encodes:
- a CDS encoding sulfatase family protein, with protein sequence MKNRLIAVLWLFLFGMLCTDVVRADSEASAKKRPNILFCIADDASFPHMGAYGCSWVKTPGFDRVAREGLLFNNAYTPNAKCAPSRACILTGRNSWQLKEAGNHMAFFPPEFKTYVESLADNGYAVGKTAKGWAPGVAVDANGKRRDLAGPAFNQKKTRPPASGISPIDYAANFELFLKQSAVEKPWCFWYGGFEPHRGYEYGAGIKKAGKKITDIDRVPAYWPDNETIRTDMLDYAYEIEYFDQHLVRMLNLLEQRGELDNTLVVVTADNGMPFPRVKGQEYERSNHLPLAIMWKQGIPTGNRVIEDYVSFIDFAPTFLEAAGLTTEAAGMQPITGRSLSDIFQSEKSGMVNPERDHVLIGKERHDIGRPHDQGYPIRGIVKQGMLYLKNDEPGRWPAGNPETGYLNCDGSPTKSVILQLRRDGKQADFWEWAFGRRPAEELYAISEDPECMRNLAALPAHQGVKNSLKKQLQDELTAQKDPRVLGNGSIFEKYEYSDPRTRHFYERFMQGEKIKAGWVNETDFESQALD
- a CDS encoding LON peptidase substrate-binding domain-containing protein, with the translated sequence MVADNAVIEQQLKTISGMVPVLNLEDYVLLPHAVIPLRFTAPADCQLIDDALNAHGFIAVDLKQTCPAAGTELSTESGIRTVCVASILAPYQLQSGARSILLQGLCRAQMVVLQNSELPYQKTLLDLKTDYYADQPVIHREHRQLELLELYSRLYMDHASNPMYYHQLHREVSLGTLCDTLAGTIRLEPALGQMLLHEQDVDLRSDLLLSFFKNRLRERQQSPATQALSTDFSCN
- the nth gene encoding endonuclease III — translated: MAKNNSQIAAGSGYSDSLDDKKKHARKIARGLARLFPEPECALIHDSPFQLLVATILSAQCTDERVNATTPTLFKKYPTAEKLSTSKQADVEKIVYPLGFFRAKATNIRKMALAVTEQYAGEIPRTLKELVALPGVGRKTANVVLGTAFGIPSGVVVDTHVKRICNIFGLTTSKNPEIIERDLMEVLPKKEWIAFSHRVILHGRATCVARKPRCTECSLLKICPRIGLKPLTE
- the dcd gene encoding dCTP deaminase — translated: MILTGKEIKARLGTDIVIEPYHEKYLNPNSYNLCLHNELMVYEEIVLDMARPNRLGKYVIPEEGMVLYPGQLYLGRTVERTETHNLVPLLEGRSSIGRLGISVHATAGVGDIGFCGYWTLEITVAQPVRIYAGVAICQIIYNTPIGEIVEYNSDKYQNNKGIQPSLLFKELDPAESRQMRLSFGEEASQ
- a CDS encoding 2-oxoacid:ferredoxin oxidoreductase subunit beta; protein product: MSVDVTLPVLSPKDFASDQEIRWCPRCGDYSILAQMKKVLPTLGIPKEKFVFVSGIGCSSRFPYYMDTYGMHSIHGRAPAIATGVKLANPDLQVWVITGDGDSLSIGGNHFMHVLRRNVDLKVIMFNNQIYGLTKGQYSPTSPTGTKTKSTPFGSVDRPLNPLSVAIGARATFAARSVDVDIKHLCYVLERAAQHKGSAFVEVYQDCNVFNSGAFEFASKKDQKAENVIYLEHGKPLIFGKNRDKGVRLNSHDQPEVVELGKGVTEDDLLFHDEKSEDMNLAFLLASMRYPEMPEPMGVFRCVEHPTYNDAVYNQVESATERNGDGDLEALFNTGDTWTV
- a CDS encoding 2-oxoacid:acceptor oxidoreductase subunit alpha, translated to MSTTDVSGANGKISEQLDAVVIRFCGDSGDGMQLAGTQFTNVSAVFGNDVSTLPDFPAEIRAPAGTLGGVSGFQICFSSSDIYTPGDEVDTLIAMNPAALKTNVADLKRGGTLIVNEDAFEKSNLSKAGYDSNPLDDEESLAAYQLQKVPMTSLTRDAVAELGLSPREAERCKNFFAMGLVYWLYQRDATPTEEWVKSKFAKKPELVEANLKALHAGYNYGITTEAITVHYRVDPADLPAGNYRKVTGNEALAFGFVTAAKLAGKQLFYGGYPITPASDILHELSKLKNFNVVTFQAEDEIAAITSVVGASFAGDLAITASSGPGIALKGEGMGLAAIMELPLVVVDVQRGGPSTGLPTKTEQSDLYMCMFGRNGDCPMPLIAPATPADCFEMAQEALRIAVEFMTPVLLLSDGYIANGAEPWKIPDVSSLKPIPIVQENTQTNGEFMPYLRNEKKTRPWVIPGTPGCEHRVGGLEKSDVTGNVNYSPENHQFMTTLRAEKIAGIADFIPEQTVEGPESGDLLVISWGGTYGAVRTAVKQSVQEGLSVAHAHIRYLNPFPKNLGDLIKKYKKVLIPELNTGQLRMIIRGTYLADAVGLNKVQGKPFLISEVKDKIREMIKES
- a CDS encoding class I SAM-dependent methyltransferase; its protein translation is MCNNCNLNIDAERTDEFGQKLLQIVNHSALSFMLSIGHRARLFDIMSEMEHATSEAIAEQSGLNERYVREWLGAMVTGGIVEYDPVLKTCFLPAEHAALLTRAAGSNNFATTMQWFSVLGSVEDRIVDCFSEGGGVPYSEFARFHEVMAEESYNSVVCGLFEHILPLVPGLEDKLKAGIEVLDIGCGSGLALIEMAAAFPQSRFTGFDISEESIGRAQASAVKRGVTNVTFQVQDVSEMNMTDAFDLITAFDVIHDQAKPDQVLREVNAALKPGGTFLMQDIAASSNVEQNITNPLGPMFYTISTMHCMTVSLAQGGAGLGTCWGKELACSMLEEAGFNNIDVQELPHDIMNYFYTMTKMS
- a CDS encoding ATP-binding protein produces the protein MRQCISKLDASIASELNTALDAVCAGFSPQQSEQDQRVQPHLNAFGEILEHSLNEIYVVEVETFRFVHVNHGALANIGYTLAELQEMSPLEITPEHTPASIERLLAPLLNGTVKHIEFETVHRRKDGSLYPVELHIQLAKLGERSVFVAIVLDISERKREAALTLSRNQVYKQLASSVPLEKVLETIVLGVESYSPEMICSILLLDESGQYLQPGVAPSLPGYYIEATSPFKIGPAKGSCGTAAFHNRPVFIDNVLEHRNWEPMRELVKRTGLKACWSVPIRSRRGKVLGTLAMYYQSHKLPELAERELIETTAYLAGIVIERFQAISQLQQAKEAAEAANRSKSEFLANMSHEIRTPMTAILGFTDILINDLNQTEEIEVVRTIHQNGEYLLGLINDILDLSKIEDGKLDVEWLDCSPHEIVNDVISLLQVRAVAKGIPLEVNFEGPVPELIHTDPARLRQILINLIGNAIKFTEHGSVQLVIRLVSNQQSDQQKLHFDVFDTGIGIAAEQIENLFLPFTQADSSTTRQYGGTGLGLAICKRLVELLGGTIQVSSTVGKGSTFSVIIPVGEVDPTRLIDGNGISIADKREATSSDVPKISLENSRLLLVEDGPDNQRLIRFMLKSAGAEVTLAENGQIALDLVAKAESEQSPFDVILMDMQMPVLDGYAATRQLRNEGYARPIIALTAHAMATDREKCIESGCDDYAIKPIDRLNLIELIAHYTSQGGLLRGNSDPVA